The following coding sequences are from one Streptomyces venezuelae window:
- a CDS encoding APC family permease, which translates to MSGQSASTGAHAEPAGGAGSPGGGGGDGLRRSLGFRDLVVYGLLFIAPMAPVGVFGTLDAKSHGAVALVYLIATVAMAFTAFSYAQMVRVVPQAGSVFAYARAGLGKGPGFIAGWMAMLDYLLIPAVAYLFSGIAMNSLVPSVSRWVWTALAVLITTALNLWGVRTAARVGFAVLAMEVVVLLVFVVAAVVVLVRDGATRDWLSPLTGDGSQGAFALSAVVGAVSIAVLSYLGFDAIASFAEEVTGGSAKVARAVLVCLALAGFLFILQTYLVALLEPLSSAELASDPGKQGTAFYDSVDSAAGSWLHDLVAVSKAIGAAFAALAGQAAAGRLLFAMARDRRLPKALSKTDSGTPRVALLCAAVITLVAAVWAARRDDGMDHLVSVVDIGALTAFLLLHASVVGWFALRHRDAAFSWWRHVLIPVLGAAIVVAVIWEASGSAQVVGAVWLGVGLVVLLAQGRRRERLGA; encoded by the coding sequence ACGCCGAGCCCGCGGGAGGCGCCGGGTCCCCAGGGGGCGGCGGGGGCGACGGGCTGCGGCGCAGCCTCGGCTTCCGCGACCTCGTCGTCTACGGCCTGCTGTTCATCGCCCCCATGGCGCCGGTCGGCGTCTTCGGGACGCTGGACGCGAAGTCGCACGGCGCCGTCGCCCTCGTCTATCTGATCGCCACGGTCGCGATGGCGTTCACCGCTTTCAGCTACGCGCAGATGGTGCGGGTCGTCCCCCAGGCGGGGTCCGTGTTCGCCTACGCGCGCGCGGGGCTCGGAAAAGGGCCCGGGTTCATCGCCGGGTGGATGGCGATGCTCGACTACCTCCTCATCCCGGCGGTCGCGTACCTCTTCTCCGGCATCGCCATGAACTCGCTGGTCCCGTCGGTGTCCCGGTGGGTGTGGACGGCTCTCGCGGTGCTCATCACGACCGCGCTGAACCTGTGGGGCGTGCGGACGGCGGCGCGGGTCGGGTTCGCGGTGCTGGCCATGGAGGTCGTGGTTCTGCTGGTCTTCGTCGTGGCGGCGGTGGTCGTGCTGGTCAGGGACGGCGCCACGCGCGACTGGCTGTCGCCGCTGACCGGGGACGGGTCGCAGGGTGCGTTCGCGCTGTCGGCGGTGGTCGGCGCGGTGTCGATCGCGGTCCTCTCCTACCTGGGCTTCGACGCGATCGCCTCCTTCGCGGAGGAGGTGACGGGCGGGTCGGCGAAGGTCGCGCGGGCGGTGCTCGTGTGTCTGGCGCTCGCGGGCTTCCTGTTCATCCTCCAGACGTATCTGGTGGCCCTCCTGGAGCCGCTGTCATCGGCCGAGCTCGCGTCGGACCCGGGGAAGCAGGGCACGGCGTTCTACGACTCCGTGGACTCCGCCGCGGGGTCGTGGCTGCACGATCTGGTGGCCGTCAGCAAGGCGATCGGTGCGGCGTTCGCGGCGCTGGCCGGGCAGGCGGCGGCGGGGCGGCTGCTGTTCGCGATGGCGCGGGACCGGCGACTGCCGAAGGCCCTCTCCAAGACGGACTCCGGTACGCCGCGGGTCGCGCTGCTCTGTGCGGCGGTCATCACGCTGGTGGCGGCGGTGTGGGCGGCGCGGCGGGACGACGGGATGGACCACCTGGTGTCGGTGGTCGACATCGGGGCGCTCACGGCGTTCCTGCTGCTGCACGCGAGCGTGGTGGGTTGGTTCGCGCTGCGCCACCGGGACGCTGCGTTCAGCTGGTGGCGGCATGTGCTGATCCCCGTGCTGGGGGCGGCGATCGTGGTGGCGGTCATCTGGGAGGCGTCCGGCTCCGCGCAGGTGGTGGGGGCGGTCTGGCTGGGGGTGGGGCTGGTGGTGCTGCTGGCGCAGGGCCGCAGACGGGAACGGCTGGGGGCCTGA